AGATTTCATGAAACGTTATCAATGAACTATAAAAAGGATGGTCAGGGCTATGCTATCACTAGATTAAAATGGTGAGTACATGTAAGAGAAAACCAAGGGAAGAGGAAGACAAGCATCTCAAAGTGGACCGTCCTTGGTCTGGTGTTACCGTTCCTCTCAATGCTGCTCATGACAAAGcattaaatttagaaaagttaAACTGAGTGGGAGGGATTAAAACTGGAAAACTGACTATGCATGTGACTCTGAAATCATTTGTCAAAAATGGTGATGTTCAGCAGGTGAGGGAGAAAACCAGTTTTCATATGGATCTTAAGTGGAGAATGCCTAAACCCACCGCCCCCCcagccacaaaaaaacaaacccattgtatAGAATCAATTcctattcacagcaaccctacagaacacagtggaactgccccatagtttccaaggagtggatggtggattcgaactgctgacctttgcagttagcaactgaactcttaaccagggCCACCAGGGACAATGACCTGCATTGTACAAAATATCTATTTCAAAACTATAAACTAAATGGCAGACCTGGATTAAGAACATGAGCAGGGTACTGATTTGGAGTATCAAGAATACGGCAAAGAAAGATGCTCAGAAATTGACCTGCAAAAAGGGATACTGGGgcaaacaaaaatggaaaaaaaaaaagatactgggAAACACCAAGAGTCTTTAAATATAATCAAAGGTACAGAAAAATGGGACAAAGGGAGAAGTTGGGCAATTTAGGAAAATAAATCCAAGTAGATAAGGATTCCCTATGAATAAAATCATGACCAAGTGATCTTTCCCAAAAGATGTGGTTacacttcagaaaaaaaatttttttttttatttttattgtgctttgagactttacaaatcaagtcagtctctcatacaaaaattaatatacacCTTACGGTGTAttcctagttgccctccccctaatgagacagcacactccttctctccaccttgtattcccgtatccattcagccagcttctgtcctcctctcccttctcatctcccctccagattgGAGCTGCCCAGTCTCATgttgtctacctgagccaagaagcttactcctcaacAATATCATTTactatcttatagttcagtccaatccctgtccgaagagttggctttgggaatggttccagtcttaggctaacaaaaggtccagggatcatgacctctggggtccttctagtctcggtcagatgATTAAGTCTGGTTATACTTCAGAAatttcagtcaactgatcacaaGAACGACTTGTACACCAGATTCTACTGTGATCTAAACATCTGGTTTAGACAACAGAGGTGACATTCAACAGGCAATAAGACTGCCACGATGTCAACTTGTTGCAACTGCTGGTGTTAATGAGAGGGGAAACTGCTTCTAAAAATAGAATTTCCAAAATACAAACAAATTGATGAAtgacaactttattttttttacactTAGTCTGATAAAAAACCATAActaactctattaaaaaaaaaatccaacaactcaattgaaaagtataattacatttttttttcattaaatgctAATTAAGTTTTCTAAGACACAACTTGAAAATATCCAGCATGCATGTTTAATTTCAGTACAACGGATTCAAGACCAAATACACGTTACGTGCATCACGGCTAGATCACAAATTATCATAGTTGTCATCATcagcatcatcatcatcatcatcatcttcacgTTTTCTTTTCAATGCATTTGATGGTTCACTGGCAGTATTTTGTGACGACACCATGTTAGTGGTAATAAGAATATTTTTGGACCCAATTAACGATGGATTAATCAGAACATTCTGAACTGATGATGTTGCTGGAATTGATGCTTTTACAGCTGGGGACTGTGAAGTGGGCATCTGCACTGTAAACCTTTGCCCTGTAAGGGACATTGGAGTCCCTACTTTAGTTGAAACAGACATGGTTTGTGGGGTTGGTGTGCCTAGTGTGGGAGTACTAGGTCTGCTAGTAACTGAACCAACACTTAACCGTGGAACTGTTATTCTTCCTGCAGAAGCAGatgtttttttctgtaaagacTTAAGTCTATAGTTTGGTGCAGTTAAGCAGTACCTATCAGGTGGCAATCTAGGACCTGAATATGGCTTGATCAATGGCAAAGGAGTTTGATTTCTTTGCCTTGCGATATCTAATAAAAAATCTCTCGGGGGAGGAGAGGTAAAAGATTGGTCAGCACGACACTGGATTGCCAATCGCACATCATCCGCATCAACAGTTGCTTTCTTAGCGTGGCTTGAATAAATTTTTGCATCATCTAGAATTGTAGTCACGTAACGGAAGGCAAACTCCAACATCTGATTTATAACTCTTGGCTCATATTCTGTAATCCCCATATCCTTCAGGATTTGTGCCATCATCTGTGCATCTTTCGGCATGCTCTTGGGAGAGGTCATCTTGCCAGACTCCATGATATCCGGTGATCAGACTTTAGATCATTTGAAAGAAATATGTACATTAGATCAAACCTGAAATAGTTACTTTAGTAGCAACtgtcaggaattaaaaaaaaaaattttaatgtatgTTAAACCTCTTTAATTTTAATGAGGCATGCCTAAAATCCCTCttatttattgagttcctacCCTGTAAAAATCattgtaaaatataaaaaatgaagacacaaaTAAGAGAGTGATAAAAGGTTAAGGGAAAATGGTAAAATTAAGTATAAACATATATCATTTACAGGATATGCATCCTGGATGCAACTAACACACTAATCCTAGAAAATACCACCGGACAGTCACATCCAGCTGCCTCCTGAGTTCAAAATAATCTGTCCTTCCAATGAGATCAATGTCCTCATTGTCCCCatctatatgcttttttttttttttttatgcttagcaGCACCTGAAGTTGGGCATTTACCCAACTCAAAACATTCTCCCCCTTTTCCTCATACTCAAATCCTATTTATC
Above is a window of Loxodonta africana isolate mLoxAfr1 chromosome 2, mLoxAfr1.hap2, whole genome shotgun sequence DNA encoding:
- the TAF9 gene encoding transcription initiation factor TFIID subunit 9 translates to MESGKMTSPKSMPKDAQMMAQILKDMGITEYEPRVINQMLEFAFRYVTTILDDAKIYSSHAKKATVDADDVRLAIQCRADQSFTSPPPRDFLLDIARQRNQTPLPLIKPYSGPRLPPDRYCLTAPNYRLKSLQKKTSASAGRITVPRLSVGSVTSRPSTPTLGTPTPQTMSVSTKVGTPMSLTGQRFTVQMPTSQSPAVKASIPATSSVQNVLINPSLIGSKNILITTNMVSSQNTASEPSNALKRKREDDDDDDDADDDNYDNL